The proteins below come from a single Prochlorococcus marinus str. MIT 9215 genomic window:
- a CDS encoding FAD-binding protein, whose translation MKPNNNLLEIPNINSKDAKLNKLIYVVDDSIFNKDNYSKENFEHLCVCSGGTTSSCAKNGFTTLDLRKNYSKIHLDKESNLVTIGGGVIMGDLINHLQKYNRSFPIGLSKLPGAGYILTGGVSPLSRAYGLAIDNIESIKGFLGNGTFISLKKNQINSKKQLIWEAIKGAAPFFSIITEIELKTIKSNPIKVIEGFVNLNELSEIIKLSEEFPENISLQWIYAQKIYIYIFAEIKNDLEDKKTEKYLMLLDKFPALEKNFYENFNKINFFPKELNLYELNTNYHSEVISLLGEDLKNNIPSFIKCLNEIMKSKPNNSCYVASQQLGYKTKKLNHGSSFFVHRKSTWKPWIYASWKKNNLQEKEVALNWIYQSWNKLKSFYPNIHLAQLHNHLNSHEEELTLAFGNRINELKTLKNIFDPHGILPPL comes from the coding sequence GTGAAACCCAATAATAACTTGCTTGAAATTCCAAATATTAACTCAAAAGATGCAAAGTTAAATAAATTAATCTATGTAGTTGATGATTCAATATTTAATAAAGATAACTACTCTAAGGAAAATTTCGAGCATCTTTGTGTATGTAGTGGAGGTACAACCTCTAGTTGTGCTAAAAATGGTTTTACAACTCTTGATCTAAGAAAAAATTACAGCAAAATTCACCTAGATAAAGAAAGCAATTTAGTAACAATTGGAGGTGGAGTAATAATGGGAGATCTAATAAATCATTTGCAAAAATATAATCGAAGTTTTCCTATCGGACTTTCTAAACTTCCTGGAGCTGGCTATATACTTACTGGTGGAGTAAGCCCACTTAGTAGAGCCTATGGATTAGCCATTGATAATATTGAATCAATAAAAGGTTTCTTGGGTAATGGCACATTTATCTCTTTAAAAAAAAATCAAATAAATTCAAAAAAACAATTGATTTGGGAAGCGATTAAAGGCGCAGCACCCTTCTTCTCAATCATTACCGAAATAGAACTTAAGACTATTAAATCTAATCCTATTAAGGTTATTGAAGGATTTGTAAATCTAAATGAACTTTCAGAAATAATAAAACTATCAGAGGAATTTCCAGAAAATATTAGTCTTCAATGGATTTATGCCCAAAAAATTTATATATATATTTTTGCTGAAATCAAAAATGATTTAGAGGATAAAAAAACAGAAAAATACTTAATGCTTCTAGACAAATTTCCTGCTCTAGAAAAAAATTTTTATGAGAACTTTAACAAAATAAATTTCTTCCCAAAGGAATTGAATTTATATGAACTGAATACAAATTACCATTCTGAAGTAATTAGTCTTCTTGGAGAAGATTTAAAAAATAATATCCCGAGTTTCATAAAATGTTTGAATGAAATAATGAAAAGTAAACCTAATAATTCCTGCTATGTTGCATCTCAACAATTAGGTTATAAAACAAAAAAGTTAAATCATGGCTCAAGCTTTTTTGTTCATAGAAAAAGTACTTGGAAACCATGGATATATGCATCATGGAAAAAAAATAATCTTCAAGAAAAAGAAGTAGCTTTGAACTGGATTTATCAATCTTGGAACAAACTAAAAAGTTTTTATCCAAATATTCACTTAGCCCAACTGCATAATCATTTAAATTCTCATGAAGAAGAACTTACATTAGCTTTTGGAAATAGAATAAATGAATTAAAAACTTTAAAGAATATTTTTGACCCACACGGTATTTTGCCTCCTTTATGA
- a CDS encoding VHS domain-containing protein, with product MPSNWSKIRDEWLDRTAVAKDDAKWALEALINSEEEFFEIEQKIKNKEDAISQVKFLKKKVKETISSKEISLDDIALNTSNSNKVQISVPSNLTYLLKVWAAAEGRDLSSVAFQCLETGIREMKSKGSIPSIAVNRYDSACQKRIALAEVNNLLEKYELAQDEIK from the coding sequence ATGCCTAGTAATTGGTCAAAAATAAGGGATGAATGGCTTGATAGAACCGCCGTTGCGAAAGATGATGCTAAATGGGCATTGGAAGCTTTAATTAATTCAGAAGAAGAATTTTTTGAAATAGAACAAAAAATAAAGAATAAAGAAGACGCTATAAGCCAAGTAAAATTTTTGAAGAAAAAGGTTAAAGAAACTATTTCCTCAAAAGAAATCAGTCTCGATGATATTGCATTAAATACTTCAAATTCAAACAAAGTACAGATCTCAGTACCATCAAATCTTACTTATCTTTTGAAAGTTTGGGCCGCAGCAGAAGGGAGAGATCTGTCAAGTGTGGCTTTTCAATGTTTAGAAACTGGTATAAGGGAAATGAAAAGCAAAGGTTCAATACCTTCAATAGCAGTAAATAGATATGACTCGGCCTGTCAAAAGAGGATTGCACTAGCAGAAGTGAATAATCTATTGGAGAAATACGAATTGGCTCAGGATGAAATCAAATAA
- a CDS encoding sirohydrochlorin chelatase, with protein sequence MDNLDSKLNNKVAILICGHGSRNKLAITEFEELTKLIQKRYPTILVEYGFLEFAKPSLVDALDKLRDQSIKKVIAIPAMLFAAGHVKNDIPSLLVNYSSKTDIEIIYGRELGINNLMISAACERVKDVFKQNNTLKPEESLLVVVGRGSSDPDANSNVSKITRMIVEGIGLGWGETVFSGVTFPLVEPGLKNVVRLGYKNIIIFPYFLFSGVLVTRIKRQSDLVAVNNPHTSFIHAKYLSSQSYVVDTFVERIEEILNNEGKNFMNCSTCKYRSNLFGFEKEVGMTQESHHDHVEGLGISCDLCDPECNGACEIQNQIPIHNQEKSNLGEGHYLEHDHVEAHQHEHNHHHHHHCIYPNSKHPLGPVTLRLPNEDQILRKSVENK encoded by the coding sequence TTGGATAATTTAGATTCGAAGTTAAATAATAAAGTAGCTATCCTTATTTGTGGACACGGGAGTAGAAATAAACTAGCCATTACTGAATTCGAGGAATTAACTAAACTCATCCAAAAAAGATATCCCACCATTTTAGTTGAATATGGTTTCTTGGAATTTGCCAAACCTTCACTTGTGGATGCTTTAGACAAGTTAAGAGATCAATCTATAAAAAAAGTAATTGCAATACCCGCAATGCTTTTTGCTGCTGGCCACGTCAAAAATGATATACCTAGCCTGCTTGTAAATTATTCAAGTAAAACAGACATTGAAATTATTTATGGAAGAGAATTAGGTATTAATAATTTAATGATTAGTGCGGCTTGTGAAAGAGTAAAAGATGTATTTAAACAAAATAATACTCTTAAACCTGAAGAATCATTATTAGTTGTTGTTGGTAGAGGTTCTTCTGACCCAGATGCGAATTCCAATGTTTCAAAAATTACGAGAATGATCGTAGAGGGGATTGGTTTAGGGTGGGGGGAAACAGTTTTTTCTGGAGTAACTTTCCCCCTTGTTGAACCTGGTTTGAAAAATGTTGTGAGACTTGGTTATAAAAATATAATTATTTTCCCTTATTTCCTTTTCTCAGGGGTGCTTGTTACAAGAATAAAAAGGCAAAGTGATTTAGTTGCGGTTAATAATCCACATACTTCATTTATACATGCAAAATATCTTTCATCACAGTCTTATGTGGTAGACACTTTTGTAGAAAGGATTGAAGAAATTCTTAATAACGAAGGTAAGAATTTTATGAATTGCTCAACTTGTAAATATAGATCAAATTTATTTGGCTTTGAAAAAGAAGTCGGGATGACACAAGAAAGTCATCATGACCATGTAGAGGGTTTGGGTATAAGCTGCGATTTATGTGATCCTGAATGTAATGGTGCTTGTGAAATACAAAATCAAATCCCAATTCATAACCAAGAAAAATCAAATCTAGGAGAAGGTCATTACCTAGAACATGACCATGTCGAGGCTCATCAACATGAACATAATCACCATCATCATCACCATTGTATTTATCCAAATTCAAAACACCCTTTGGGACCTGTCACGCTTCGCTTGCCTAATGAAGATCAAATCTTAAGAAAATCAGTTGAAAATAAATGA
- a CDS encoding DUF2811 domain-containing protein, with protein MTQISESNLTERKLVECSSNKVSLETELSETLYNTMKDFVLSNPTWDQYKLINSALATFLVQNGCNDNSVSEIYLNQLFTPSKSF; from the coding sequence ATGACCCAAATTAGCGAATCAAATTTAACTGAAAGGAAACTTGTCGAGTGCTCATCAAATAAAGTTTCTTTAGAAACTGAGCTTTCAGAAACTCTTTATAACACTATGAAAGATTTCGTATTAAGTAACCCAACTTGGGATCAATATAAGCTTATAAATTCAGCGTTAGCTACTTTTCTCGTTCAAAATGGGTGTAATGATAATTCTGTCTCAGAAATTTATTTAAATCAACTATTTACACCTTCTAAATCTTTTTAA
- a CDS encoding RNA recognition motif-containing protein, with product MTLSLNIGNLFNDSSSHALVDELKKRTTEEEFLDFEEKFNSKNEKNLHIYICRFLKNRSISRGLASKWLVTIIKNKESKINALQKLND from the coding sequence ATGACATTAAGCTTAAATATAGGGAACTTATTTAATGATTCCTCTAGCCATGCTTTAGTTGATGAGCTAAAAAAAAGAACTACAGAGGAGGAATTTTTAGACTTTGAAGAAAAGTTTAATTCCAAAAATGAAAAAAATCTACACATTTATATATGTAGATTTCTAAAAAATAGATCAATATCAAGGGGACTTGCCTCTAAATGGTTAGTAACAATAATCAAAAACAAAGAATCAAAAATTAATGCTTTGCAAAAATTAAATGATTAG
- a CDS encoding O-acetylhomoserine aminocarboxypropyltransferase/cysteine synthase family protein, which yields MSNQKFETLQLHAGQVPDPTTNSRAVPIYQTSSYVFDNAEHGANLFGLKEFGNIYTRLMNPTTDVFEKRMAALEGGMAALATSSGQAAQFLAIVNCMTAGDNFVSTSFLYGGTYNQFKVQFPRLGIEVKFADGDSIESFRNKIDDKTKAIYVESMGNPRFNIPDFEGLSALAKENGIPLIVDNTLGAGGALIRPIDFGADVVVESATKWIGGHGTSIGGVIVDAGTFDWGNGKFPLMSEPSAAYHGLVHWDAFGFGSDICKSLGVPDNRNIAFALRARLECLRDWGSAQSPFNSFLLLQGLETLSLRIERQTYNALELAKWLDSNSNVSSVNYPGLESDPYYTSAKKYTNGRGMGCMLMFSLNGGYENAVKFIDSLKLASHLANVGDSKTLVIHPASTTHQQLSEEEQLSAGVTPTMVRVSVGIEHIDDIKADFEQALSQIT from the coding sequence TTGAGCAACCAAAAGTTTGAAACTCTTCAGTTACATGCAGGACAAGTGCCTGATCCAACTACAAACTCTAGAGCAGTACCCATTTATCAAACTAGTTCCTATGTTTTTGATAATGCTGAGCATGGAGCAAATCTTTTTGGATTAAAAGAATTTGGAAATATTTATACTCGACTTATGAACCCCACCACAGATGTCTTCGAAAAAAGGATGGCAGCTTTGGAGGGAGGTATGGCAGCACTCGCAACATCCTCAGGTCAAGCTGCGCAATTCTTGGCAATCGTGAACTGCATGACTGCAGGGGATAATTTTGTCTCTACATCTTTTTTATATGGCGGAACCTACAATCAATTTAAGGTACAATTTCCAAGATTAGGAATAGAAGTTAAATTTGCTGATGGTGATAGTATTGAGAGTTTTAGAAATAAAATTGATGATAAAACCAAAGCAATATATGTCGAATCCATGGGAAATCCTCGCTTCAACATTCCAGATTTTGAGGGACTATCTGCTTTGGCGAAGGAAAATGGAATTCCTTTAATAGTGGATAATACCCTAGGTGCTGGTGGTGCTTTAATAAGACCAATTGATTTTGGGGCAGATGTTGTTGTGGAGAGTGCCACAAAATGGATAGGTGGACATGGAACAAGTATCGGAGGGGTTATTGTTGATGCTGGAACCTTTGATTGGGGAAATGGCAAATTCCCGCTAATGAGTGAGCCAAGCGCTGCTTATCATGGGCTCGTTCATTGGGATGCTTTTGGTTTCGGTAGTGATATCTGCAAATCTTTGGGAGTACCTGATAATAGAAATATAGCTTTTGCGTTGAGAGCAAGACTTGAATGTCTGAGAGACTGGGGCTCAGCTCAAAGTCCTTTTAATTCGTTCTTGTTATTGCAGGGTTTGGAAACTCTAAGCTTAAGGATAGAAAGACAAACTTATAATGCTCTTGAATTGGCAAAATGGTTAGATTCTAATTCTAATGTAAGTAGTGTTAATTATCCTGGCTTAGAATCTGATCCATATTACACAAGTGCAAAAAAATACACTAATGGAAGGGGAATGGGTTGCATGCTTATGTTCTCCCTTAATGGAGGTTACGAAAATGCAGTAAAATTTATTGATTCCTTAAAATTAGCGAGTCACCTTGCTAATGTGGGTGATTCAAAAACTTTAGTAATTCATCCGGCCTCAACCACTCATCAGCAACTATCTGAAGAAGAACAATTATCTGCAGGCGTTACTCCCACGATGGTAAGAGTTTCAGTAGGAATTGAACATATTGATGATATAAAAGCAGATTTCGAACAAGCACTTTCACAAATCACATAG
- a CDS encoding pentapeptide repeat-containing protein → MRFIIITVLMLVLILPSRSFAALDYGKQSLIGADFSGSDLKGATFYLTDLQDANLSDCELQNATLYGAKLKDTNLSNSNLREVTLDSAILDGTDLSNTNLEDSFAYSTQFENVKIQGADFTNVYLPKDIIREFCESATGTNPITNRDTRETLECDYI, encoded by the coding sequence ATGAGATTTATAATTATAACAGTTTTAATGCTTGTTTTAATTCTACCTTCTAGAAGCTTCGCTGCATTGGATTATGGTAAACAATCCTTAATAGGAGCTGATTTTTCTGGATCTGATTTAAAAGGTGCAACTTTCTATTTAACTGATTTACAAGATGCAAATTTATCAGATTGTGAGCTCCAAAATGCTACTCTTTATGGAGCAAAATTGAAAGATACTAATTTAAGTAACTCCAATTTAAGAGAAGTAACTTTAGACTCGGCTATTTTAGATGGAACAGATTTATCAAATACTAACTTAGAGGATTCATTTGCTTATAGTACACAGTTTGAAAATGTAAAAATACAAGGTGCAGACTTCACAAATGTTTATTTGCCAAAAGACATTATTAGGGAATTTTGTGAAAGTGCCACTGGAACTAATCCAATCACTAATAGAGATACCAGAGAAACTTTAGAGTGCGATTACATTTAA
- a CDS encoding Tic20 family protein: MNQIFQRLSSVFLYTLPLKASIPFGYYLFYKYSFLKILLLLTFPIAIIEKSLPFGSFLLFIILFAGLARNPNVPYFVRYNACQALLIDIALIIISYLLRIFPIVELGSIIFIFTLCIFIYSISQCIYGVEPEIPLISKSVRMQI, translated from the coding sequence TTGAATCAGATATTCCAGAGACTCTCATCAGTATTTTTGTATACTTTGCCATTAAAGGCATCAATACCTTTTGGATATTATTTATTCTATAAATATTCATTTTTAAAAATACTACTATTACTAACTTTTCCGATAGCAATAATTGAAAAATCTTTGCCTTTTGGTAGTTTTTTATTATTTATAATTTTGTTTGCTGGATTAGCAAGAAATCCAAATGTTCCCTATTTCGTTAGATATAACGCATGCCAAGCATTACTTATTGATATCGCTTTGATAATAATTTCTTATCTCTTGAGAATATTTCCCATAGTTGAATTAGGCTCAATAATTTTTATTTTTACACTATGTATTTTTATTTATTCTATTTCTCAATGTATTTATGGAGTTGAACCTGAAATTCCCTTAATTAGTAAATCTGTAAGAATGCAAATTTAA
- a CDS encoding GMC oxidoreductase, with the protein MDINPYDAIVVGSGATGGIAALTLAERGIKVLVIEAGPKIKRLQASNIEPKSTFKRLSGVLTKKHANQCQHPGYWKNNPDLYSNELKHPYDFPKKKPFLWTQGKQYGGRSLTWGGITLRLSLEDFHPAKKDGFGPNWPISYDELSPHYDFIENFCGIYGRKDDIKEVPNGKYIGEIPLTENENLFGSKVKSKLKYPFIQSRGFDRNSSVKEKKWPKSSSLGSTLKKALDTGNVQIISNHLVESFEINKITELASKLTIVNLENGYKKELNCNLILLCASTISTLRILLNSEYKSNSSGFKDNSGKLGKYLMDHISICRFFSVPKTNNSGKPLDNPPDLSGAGSFFIPFGSNLPKIDDINFHRGYGIWGAIDRLGIPKFMQKDKDTSIGFLIAHGEVLPREKNSVSLSRKTDEWGIPIPYIEFKWSENELNMAKHMEKTIQKSIKAANGKIKNIDELINIPLGSLFTKNLIALSESPPPPGYYIHEVGGAPMGTNEENSVVDKFNRLWRCKNVLVLDGACWPTSSWQSPTLTMMALSRRACLNIKKI; encoded by the coding sequence TTGGATATAAATCCTTATGATGCAATTGTTGTTGGTTCTGGAGCTACTGGAGGAATAGCAGCACTTACATTGGCAGAACGTGGGATTAAAGTTTTAGTGATAGAAGCCGGGCCAAAAATCAAAAGGCTTCAGGCTAGTAATATTGAGCCAAAAAGTACATTTAAAAGATTATCAGGAGTTTTAACAAAAAAACATGCTAATCAATGCCAACATCCTGGTTATTGGAAAAATAATCCTGATTTATATTCAAATGAATTGAAACATCCTTATGACTTCCCCAAAAAAAAGCCATTCCTTTGGACTCAAGGGAAACAATATGGGGGGAGATCATTAACATGGGGAGGTATCACATTAAGACTTTCCTTAGAAGATTTTCATCCAGCTAAAAAAGACGGATTCGGACCAAACTGGCCTATTTCATACGATGAACTTTCCCCTCACTATGATTTCATTGAAAATTTCTGTGGAATCTATGGACGAAAAGATGATATTAAAGAAGTCCCGAACGGTAAATATATTGGTGAAATCCCTCTTACAGAAAACGAAAATCTTTTTGGCAGCAAAGTTAAATCAAAATTAAAGTATCCATTTATCCAATCAAGAGGATTTGACCGTAATTCATCAGTAAAAGAAAAAAAATGGCCCAAGTCCTCCAGCTTAGGAAGCACTTTAAAAAAAGCTTTAGATACTGGGAATGTACAAATAATCTCTAATCACTTAGTAGAATCTTTTGAGATTAACAAGATAACAGAGCTTGCATCAAAACTAACGATCGTAAACTTAGAAAATGGATACAAAAAAGAATTAAATTGTAATTTAATACTTCTTTGCGCATCAACGATTTCAACGCTAAGAATACTTCTTAACTCAGAATATAAATCAAATTCTTCAGGTTTTAAAGATAATTCTGGGAAATTAGGTAAGTACCTCATGGACCACATTTCTATCTGTAGATTTTTTTCAGTACCAAAAACAAATAATTCTGGAAAACCATTAGATAATCCTCCCGATCTTTCTGGAGCAGGCAGCTTCTTTATTCCATTTGGTTCAAATTTACCAAAAATTGACGATATAAATTTCCATAGAGGTTATGGAATCTGGGGAGCAATTGATAGATTAGGTATACCTAAATTTATGCAAAAAGACAAAGACACATCCATTGGCTTTCTTATTGCCCATGGTGAAGTTCTTCCTAGAGAAAAAAACTCAGTTTCTCTCTCAAGAAAAACAGATGAATGGGGTATCCCAATTCCCTACATTGAATTCAAATGGAGCGAGAATGAGTTAAACATGGCAAAACATATGGAAAAAACAATACAAAAATCAATAAAAGCTGCAAATGGAAAAATTAAAAATATTGATGAACTAATAAATATTCCATTAGGAAGTTTGTTTACAAAAAATTTGATCGCACTCTCAGAAAGTCCTCCTCCCCCCGGATATTACATTCACGAAGTAGGAGGCGCACCAATGGGGACAAATGAAGAAAATAGCGTGGTTGATAAATTTAATAGATTATGGAGATGCAAAAATGTACTTGTGCTAGATGGAGCTTGCTGGCCAACTTCATCTTGGCAAAGCCCCACACTTACAATGATGGCCTTGAGTAGGAGAGCTTGCCTAAATATTAAAAAGATTTAG
- a CDS encoding homoserine O-succinyltransferase translates to MALIIPSNYHKISDVEKNHISWIEPELAKRQDIRPLRIGILNIMPLGKQYEFNLLHPLGLSPLQIEPVWIKLKTHTYKTWDINHLNNLYITWEEANNPEPLDGIIITGAPIEHLAFEDVKYWDEFVKIVNEARNFCASTLGLCWAGFALAYLAGVDKKVFDKKLFGVFPLKSLVPGHPLMGTQDDEFICPQSRFAGLPDLEMEKAQKEGKLNLLAYGENVGYTIFESNDQKQLMHLGHPEYTVHRIISEIERDKEKGDVPPPENFDLNSSKTAWRSHRNLLFQQWLWFCYQQVSLK, encoded by the coding sequence TTGGCTTTAATAATACCTAGCAACTATCACAAGATAAGTGATGTTGAGAAAAATCATATATCCTGGATCGAACCAGAATTAGCAAAAAGACAGGATATACGTCCTCTTAGGATTGGGATATTGAATATCATGCCTCTTGGCAAGCAGTATGAATTTAACTTACTACATCCACTTGGTTTATCCCCTCTTCAAATAGAGCCAGTTTGGATAAAGCTTAAAACTCATACTTATAAAACATGGGATATTAATCATCTAAATAATCTATACATAACCTGGGAAGAGGCAAATAATCCAGAACCGTTAGATGGAATTATTATCACAGGAGCACCTATTGAGCACTTAGCCTTTGAGGATGTTAAGTATTGGGATGAATTTGTGAAAATTGTAAATGAAGCCAGAAATTTTTGTGCGAGTACTCTTGGATTATGCTGGGCTGGCTTTGCTCTGGCTTATTTGGCAGGAGTTGATAAGAAAGTTTTTGATAAGAAATTATTTGGGGTATTCCCTTTAAAAAGTCTTGTTCCTGGACATCCTTTGATGGGTACACAAGATGATGAATTTATTTGTCCTCAAAGTAGATTTGCAGGATTACCTGATTTGGAGATGGAGAAGGCTCAAAAAGAAGGGAAATTGAATTTGTTGGCTTATGGAGAAAACGTCGGATATACAATATTTGAATCTAATGATCAAAAACAACTTATGCATTTAGGTCATCCTGAATATACAGTGCATAGAATTATTAGTGAAATAGAGAGAGACAAAGAAAAGGGAGATGTTCCTCCTCCTGAAAATTTTGATCTAAATAGTTCAAAAACCGCTTGGAGATCACATAGGAATTTGCTTTTTCAGCAATGGCTTTGGTTTTGTTATCAACAAGTTAGTCTTAAATAA
- the gloA gene encoding lactoylglutathione lyase has protein sequence MRILHTMLRVGDLDKSIDFYVNRFGMNLLRKKDYPHGKFTLAFVGYGSEKENTVIELTYNWGKKSEDYELGDKYGHIAIGAKDIHLICQGLENNGGKITTKPKTMKNSPTVLAFVEDPNGYKIELIERD, from the coding sequence ATGCGTATCCTACATACAATGTTGAGGGTTGGAGATTTAGATAAATCCATTGATTTCTACGTCAATAGATTTGGAATGAATTTATTGCGAAAAAAGGATTACCCTCATGGAAAATTCACTTTGGCATTTGTTGGTTATGGCTCAGAAAAAGAAAACACAGTAATTGAATTAACTTATAACTGGGGTAAAAAGTCTGAAGACTATGAGCTTGGAGATAAATATGGTCATATAGCCATTGGAGCAAAAGATATTCATCTAATTTGCCAAGGATTAGAAAATAATGGTGGCAAAATAACAACCAAACCTAAAACAATGAAAAACAGTCCTACTGTCTTAGCTTTTGTTGAGGATCCTAATGGTTATAAAATTGAACTTATTGAAAGAGATTAA
- a CDS encoding DUF4278 domain-containing protein, whose product MTLIYRGQKYVQNKEAAKKQHNELTYRGKTYTS is encoded by the coding sequence ATGACTCTAATTTACAGAGGACAAAAGTACGTCCAAAACAAAGAAGCAGCTAAGAAGCAGCATAACGAACTAACTTACAGAGGCAAAACTTATACAAGCTAG
- a CDS encoding SulP family inorganic anion transporter, whose translation MSNFSRYLSKNWLDDPKSNILSGLVVAFAMIPEAIAFSGIAGVDPKVGLFGAFCLSITIAIVGGRRGMITSATGSTALLMTGLVAYGESQAPGLGVSYLIAAGILTGIFQILWGYLRLAYQMRFVPTGVLSGFVNALALLIFQAQLPQLGIGIKESKGLVEQTLSQYPVNYQIPVVWILVILGLIIIYGLPKITKVVPSQLIAIIAITFISIFFNLDVPTVSDLGKLPDGLPSISLPFGSIENGKVPFSLETLGIILPTSLAISLVGLMETFLTQDILDDVTDTSSNKNKEARGQGIANIVASLFGGMAGCALVGQSVMNTENGGKSRLSTLSSGISLLIMIILLKAWIGAIPMAALVAIMITIAISTADLNGLKNIRKIPKSDTAVMLMTFAVTMLTKPHNLALGVIAGVALAAILFSRKVAKVITVSRAKENNLTTYNVKGQLFFVSKIYFLQGFDIHEHPENIVIDMSLAHIWDQSGVVALEQIIRKFQNGGSKVEIIGLNKESLNLFQRLGGIESAH comes from the coding sequence ATGTCAAATTTCTCAAGATATTTATCTAAAAATTGGTTAGATGATCCAAAATCAAATATTCTCTCTGGCTTAGTTGTTGCTTTTGCAATGATTCCAGAAGCAATTGCTTTTTCAGGTATTGCTGGTGTAGATCCTAAAGTTGGCCTTTTTGGCGCGTTTTGCTTATCTATAACAATTGCTATTGTTGGAGGAAGAAGGGGGATGATCACTTCAGCTACAGGTTCAACAGCACTTTTAATGACTGGACTTGTTGCTTATGGAGAATCACAAGCTCCTGGATTAGGAGTCTCATATCTTATTGCAGCTGGGATATTAACTGGAATTTTCCAAATTCTTTGGGGATATTTAAGACTGGCCTACCAAATGCGATTTGTGCCAACAGGAGTATTAAGTGGATTTGTAAATGCACTGGCACTTTTAATATTTCAAGCACAACTACCTCAGTTAGGAATAGGTATTAAAGAATCAAAAGGGTTAGTTGAACAAACTTTAAGTCAATATCCAGTTAACTATCAGATTCCAGTAGTTTGGATTCTTGTAATCCTAGGATTAATAATTATCTATGGGCTTCCAAAAATCACAAAAGTTGTCCCATCTCAACTTATCGCAATAATAGCAATTACTTTTATAAGCATATTCTTTAATCTAGATGTCCCAACAGTTAGCGATTTAGGTAAATTACCTGATGGATTACCAAGTATTTCTCTTCCTTTTGGATCAATAGAAAATGGAAAAGTACCTTTTAGTCTTGAAACATTAGGGATAATTTTGCCAACCTCACTCGCAATATCTCTCGTGGGTTTAATGGAAACCTTTTTAACTCAAGACATTTTAGACGATGTAACTGATACAAGTTCTAATAAAAATAAAGAAGCAAGAGGACAGGGAATCGCAAATATTGTGGCATCCTTATTTGGTGGAATGGCAGGGTGTGCCCTAGTTGGGCAATCTGTAATGAATACTGAAAATGGTGGTAAATCCAGGTTATCAACCCTCTCCTCAGGTATCTCTCTCCTAATTATGATCATCCTCTTGAAAGCTTGGATTGGAGCTATACCAATGGCTGCTTTAGTAGCAATCATGATAACGATCGCAATAAGTACAGCGGATCTAAATGGATTAAAAAATATTAGAAAGATCCCTAAAAGCGATACTGCAGTAATGCTTATGACTTTTGCAGTTACTATGCTCACAAAACCTCATAATCTTGCACTTGGAGTTATTGCAGGAGTTGCGTTAGCTGCAATTCTTTTCAGCAGAAAAGTGGCAAAAGTTATAACTGTCTCAAGAGCAAAAGAAAATAATTTGACTACCTACAATGTAAAAGGACAATTATTCTTTGTAAGCAAAATTTATTTTTTACAGGGATTTGATATACATGAACATCCAGAAAACATCGTAATTGATATGTCTTTGGCTCATATTTGGGACCAAAGCGGCGTTGTTGCTCTTGAGCAAATTATTAGGAAATTCCAGAATGGAGGTTCTAAAGTTGAAATTATAGGATTAAATAAAGAAAGTCTTAACTTATTTCAGAGATTAGGCGGTATTGAAAGTGCTCATTAA